From the Alteromonas sp. CI.11.F.A3 genome, the window GTTGCTCATCTTTAATATCATCGTTGCCCTCAAAAATAATGTTACTTATTGTGGGGCGTTCGGCTACGCGTACTACCAATGTGTTGCCGTCACGCAGAATTTCGACATTTTCGAAATGCGTTGATGAGTACAGAGAACGGATAAGCTGAGTTACCCGGAAGGTATTTAGCTCATCACCAACCTGAACTGGCAAATAGGTTAAGGCTGCACCTAGTGCAACTCGCTGTAGACCTTCTACTCGAATGTCTTCTACAACGAATTCACTATTCTGCGCCGCAGCATTGGCAAAGCTAGCACTGGAAAAAATGGCTCCGGCTGCTACTAACTGTTTTAACTTCATCTATTTTTCTTTTCCTGGCCGCGTTTTATGTTAGCTGTTTTATGTTTCCTGACTTTCATCAGGCTATGCGAGCAATATCGTTCATAATAGCGATACCCATTATCATAAACAGAAGCACGCCACCGATTCTGTAACCCCACTCCTGTACCGCATCAGGCACAGGCTTGCCGGTAAGCCATTCCACGATGTAAAACATCAGGTGACCACCATCTAGCATGGGCAAGGGTAGTAAATTAATTATGCCTAAATTAACACTGATTAAGGCAAGAAAGCTCAAAAAGTAAGCCAAGCCGTAACCGGCACTGGTTCCTGCTCCTTGAGCGATGGATATAGGCCCACTTAAATTTTTCACCGACACATCGCCGGTAACCAATTTGCCTATCATCTCAACACTGAGTGTCATTAAGCGCCACGTTTTGTCTAGCGCTCTTCCAACTGCCTCTACTATGCCATATTGATGGGTAAACACATACCCTTCAGGCCAAGCTTCAAACGTTGGGCTAACCCCTAAATACCCAGTTTGCCCTTCTGGTGTATCGCGGCGCGCTATCGTTGCACGCAGTTGCTGGGGTTGTCCATCCCTTTCAATCGACAATACAACCGAAGCTCCGGGGCTTGCAACAATCACATCAACTAAGGCCTGCCATGTGGTTAATTCATCACCGTTTAAAGCGAGTAACTTATCACCTGGCTGCAAACCAGCCTCTTGTGCTGCACTGCCCTCTCCAACAAAACCCACTTCTAAAGTTGGATTAGGGCGAAAAGGGGTTATTCCTAGACTGCTTAAAGGAGACTCGCTATCAGGGTCAAAGTTCCAACCCTCAAGTGTAAATGTTACTTCTTTTTCTGTTTTATCTTGGGTCAAGACCGTCACTAACGCTGATTCTTGACCAATATAAGACACCACTTCAAGGTTCACCGCTTCCCAGTCTGGGGTACTACGGGAGCCTACTTTAATGACTTCATCGCCTTTCTCAATACCAGCTTGAGCTGCAATACTTTCAGGCTCAATATTGCCAATAACGGGTTTTACGGTTTGAAGCCCTACTAAGTACATCAACCACAATGCAAACACAGCAAAAATAAAATTCACGCCAGGCCCAGCAAAAATAATGGCCATGCGCTGTAATACCGGCTTATGGTTAAACGCTTTGTGTTCTAATTCTGGGGGCACATCATCGATACGCCCATCAAGCATGCGTACATAGCCACCAAGCGGGATCATAGCAATCACGTACTCAGTGCCTGTTTTACTGGTTTTACGCCAAAGCGGCTTGCCAAAACCAATAGAAAAACGCTCAACTTGCACACCGCAGCGCCGCGCTATATAGAAGTGGCCCCACTCATGTACCGCCACTAAAATACCTAGCGCGACAATAAATGCACCTAAGCTCCATAAAAATCCTAACACGTGAACTTACCTCTAATGACTTGGCCTGCAACCTCGCGGGCAGCAGTATCCTGTTCAAGGATTTGTTGGATAGATGAAACGGTTAC encodes:
- the rseP gene encoding sigma E protease regulator RseP codes for the protein MLGFLWSLGAFIVALGILVAVHEWGHFYIARRCGVQVERFSIGFGKPLWRKTSKTGTEYVIAMIPLGGYVRMLDGRIDDVPPELEHKAFNHKPVLQRMAIIFAGPGVNFIFAVFALWLMYLVGLQTVKPVIGNIEPESIAAQAGIEKGDEVIKVGSRSTPDWEAVNLEVVSYIGQESALVTVLTQDKTEKEVTFTLEGWNFDPDSESPLSSLGITPFRPNPTLEVGFVGEGSAAQEAGLQPGDKLLALNGDELTTWQALVDVIVASPGASVVLSIERDGQPQQLRATIARRDTPEGQTGYLGVSPTFEAWPEGYVFTHQYGIVEAVGRALDKTWRLMTLSVEMIGKLVTGDVSVKNLSGPISIAQGAGTSAGYGLAYFLSFLALISVNLGIINLLPLPMLDGGHLMFYIVEWLTGKPVPDAVQEWGYRIGGVLLFMIMGIAIMNDIARIA